A window of Salvia splendens isolate huo1 chromosome 8, SspV2, whole genome shotgun sequence genomic DNA:
TTTCAATGGGACCATAGACTAAGCATAAATCATATCTTCTATGATGAAAAGGCTCTCATGTTTGAATCGACGTTGCGCGTTTCACCactgtaaacaagagtaaaaaTCAAGCCTAAACAGAAGCAATAACTGTGATGGGAAGTTGAACTTTATGGTGGCCCCTTCCCAGACAAACTCTAAACACACTATGCAATAACAATTAACCACATCAGGTTTCTATCGAGTCGATAGGCCTACCACGAAAAGGAACTCCCCCTCACTTCTCTCTCTTCGGTGCGTAGTTCTCCAGTTGCTCCATCTGCCAGCTTTCATGAGGCGCAACGTGGTCATCAAAAGGGGCGTGCTGCTGCAAATTCAAAAATTGTACAAACTTGTTCAAGAAAACATTATACTACTATTCAAGAATGAACAGAACAAGCTGTGTTGATGATATTAGACTATCCTTTTACTTGCTACAATTTGAACACAAATACGGGATCCATTTACTGGAAACGAGGGCTTACACGGGTTATTCACAAACTACAATCACTCGTGAGACATTACCTCCATTTTTGTTAGCAGCTCTTCAGCAGTAGGAGCTGAAAGAACTATGTGCCTAGCAGCTTGTTTTATGAAGCCTTCTTCAACACCTTTATCGAATAACGCAAGCAAAGGGTCGTAGTAGCCATCAACGTTTAGCAAGCCAACCTGTAGTCCGCATCAAAAGTAAATAACTGGAAACATGTATATAATCCGACAAGACGAAGGAAAAGATGCATCACTGGCTTTTTATGGATCCCAAGCTGTGCCCAAGTTATCATCTCGAGTAACTCCTCCATCGTTCCATATCCTCCTAAGAAGTTCAAACGCTGCTCAGCAATTACAAAACTAAGAATCAAAATGAAACAAAGCTTCAGTTTTATACCTGGAAGAGCGATAAACGCTTCAGCCTCACGAGCCATATCAGCCTTCCTTTCGTGCATGTCAGAAACGATCCTCACTTCCCCAACGGTCTCTCCTGATATCTGTCGAGTGCAAGAGAAATCCATTGTGCCTTATTCGAGATTATAACTACTTCACCAGCATTATCAAAGATGGCACCAAAATCCAACTTCCTCACGGCACTTAGTAATACAACTAACTACAAATGCAGACAAGACTCAAAGATGGTGAAAAATAAGCTGCAAAAGTCCAAGATTTGAGGCCCAACTCAAGAAGACATCAACTTCATCAAGGCGATTAAGGGACAAATGCGTCGATTCATTTAGTAATACTACTAGTTATGAATGCAGATGAAACTCAAAGATGGTGAATAGAAGCTGCAAAATCTTGAGCACATACCTCAACAGGAACAAGCGCTTTAGGGATAACTCTGCACATTCAAGCAACAAATGCAGTCAAATTAGGCTAAGTAATAAGCCTGTAAACCCAGATTTCGGGCCAAGAAAATCATTCATCTAGAACCCTTACCCAAGAACATGGCAACCACCATCATAAACTCTCTGTGACAATAGTCCCATTAGCCCTACACTCCCACCTCCATAAACCAAGTTTATTTTCCTCTTCACCTGCATTCAAAATCACATTTTTACTAACAATAATCCATATTTAGCATTATCAAAATCGCATatataaacaacaacaaaataacATAATCAACAACAGTTCACATGTAACATCATGAACACACACACAGCTCAATCCTAAAAAAACACTCAAAGTCAATACTTTTGTCAACCATGATTAAGGTTTCAATACAAAGATTGACTTTATAATTGCAATAAAAAATGGTAAGAACAAACAGAAACACACACAGACATACCAGTTCATTTCCCAAGTCAATAGCTGCATCACTGAAGACTTGTCTGTGGCCTGGATTACTCCCACAGAAGACACATATTTTCTTGAACTTGTTGACGTTTCTTGAATTGAGTTCCATTCCAATTCAAATGCTCTCACAATCCCACAAAATCCAATCTTTAATAATGTGAGAGCCAAAAGATAACAAAAGAAAATGACCCTTCTCTTATGGAGTATCTCTCTCACTCACTCCTATAAATATACACAAGATACTAAGCCCATATCTCAATACACATGAAATAGACAAAACAAGCCTAAAAGTAATAAAGAATCGGAGAAAAATggaaaagggaaagaaaaaagACAATCTGGGTATTTCTTGATTTTACTGAATAAAGAAGCCCAATAAATCATAAAAGGTTCATCagacgtgtgtgtgtgtgtgtgtttattaatttttttttttgcaaaaactGGTTTATTAAAGATTAAAGAAAACACCAGGTAGCCCACATACTCTATATATGTCGGCATCTGAAATTTAAACCAATCCAAATTGCGTGTGAGATCTATACTCATCATATATATTAATCgagaataaaattttaaataagatTTGAATGCATCAAGAATCCAATCTTCGACCAGGATCGATACATTATAGTTGAACCTACTtcctataatatttatttttaaaaattgctgCGATCATATTATTTGAATTGGTCTGCCTAGAATCGGATAAATTTTATGAAAGATTATTAATAATAGCACATGAAAGTCAAACATAGCTAGAATAATTTTATGTTATTAGACAAACAACCTTTAATGTTTAAGTTTACACAAGTAGTGcatgttataaatttataatttacatGAATGAAGTATTTTTCATCTAAatgcatttttaaaaaaaattataagtatagATGACTAATCGAATTGATTTCTCGCTTCTTTGGGAGGCAAAACACAATTTGAACTCTATAAAATTTAGTGATTAATATGACCTTTTATATGATTGTGACTAAATAGAATTTTATTGGATACTATGTTTATTTCACTAGATTGTGTTTTTAATGGATCTTATATTTTGGCCAAGTCTTTTTTTGGACAATATAGGGTTGCACAATATATTTATGGATCTGGGAAGTAAAGTTAAGATTGTTGTCTCCAATTTCATTCGATTAATGTTGGAAAAATTGaatcaataaaatattataaaaatatattgagGGGTCCTAATTAAGGTCCCAATAACACTACACTACAACTCTATCCCTACCGACTCATTGTCTCTCTCAAAAGTAATCTTCATATTTTGCGTTACAATAATATGGATCGAAATAATTTCAAACATTTATAGttattagagtgaactacaaaaatgatctttggactatgggtttatctcgtcCATAGTCAtcggactttaaaaatatcgccagacatccctggactaagggtttatctcgaaattggtcattttgccatttttttatatgaaaatacccttttgagggttttggcaatttggtctttttacacttttaacattttaaatctgatattatttcagtgatgtactaaatctgatattatttcaaaattatcattcttcgtcccttttgtcatccttacttgatttctttatttcaatattagatttaattttataaaattaaattttaattttagatttttaaatattaataaattttattaattaaaattattaataaataaggTATGCCGACACCAACTTAGTTTTAATcgatatttaatagttttaatcgatatttaatagttttaatcataaatagatcatataacacgattattctgaaataaatatgcatctaatgtaagactaatataatttccatttatttatttgaaaacaatcaaaataaactaaaaaaattaaaacaaaaccctcctatataaaatttttagtaatatcaaatttttagtcaacatcataatatataatcacaagcaattataacaatCGAACGAAGGCTGAGtagaatagctcttatttttccatcatgattattatttttttgtatttcttcgattcaactgaatattatattaaataacaaaaattaatagttttaatcaatatttatactatccatgaattaataattttaattaataaaaatttattgatatttaaaaatctaaatttaaaattaattttataaaattaaatctaatattgaaataaagaaagtgaaggatgacaaaagggaagaagaatgataattttgaaataatatcagatttaatacatcattgaaataatatcatatttaaaatgttaaaagtataaaaagaccaaattgtccAAACCCCAAAAAGGATATTTTAGtataaaaaaatggcaaaaggaccaatttcgagataaacATTTAGTCCAGGGATATCTTACGACATTTTTAAAGTCCAAGGACTATGAGCGAGATAAAACCATAGTCCATGGACCATTTCTATAGTTCACTCTAGTATGAATTTTGAAGGGACAAAACTTTATAGAATGAACTTCAAAAATGGTccctggactatgggtttatctcgcccatagtccACGGTCTTTAAACATATCGCCAGAcatccctggactaagggtttatctcgaaattggtcatttggccattttttttatacaaaaatacttttttgagggtttgggcaatttggtctttttacacttttaacattttaaatctgatattattagagtgatgtactaaatttgatattatttcaaaattttcattcttcttcccttttgtcatcttcactttgtttctttatttcaatatttgatttaattttataaaattaaatttcaaatttagatttttaaatatcaatatttttttattattaaaatgattaattcatggacactacaaatattgattaaaactattaatttttgttatttaatataatattcagttgAATCAAAAAAAGtatagaaaaataatattaaccatgatggaaaaataaaagCTATTCTATTTAGTCTTCGTTCAATTATTATAAttgtttgtgattatatattatgaagctgactaaaaatttgatactaataaaaattttatataggagcatttttttaattttctagttaatttttattattttcaaataaataaacgaaaattatattagttttacaTTAGTTGAATATTTAGATCAGAAtaatcgtgttatatgatctatttatgattaaaactattaaatattgactAAAACTAAGTTGGCGTTGacataccttattgattaaatattagacactatcaaatattgattaaaattattaatttttgttatttaataattttaataattaataaaaatttattgatatttaaaaatttaaatttataaattatttttataaaattaaatctaatattgaaataaagaaacaaagtgaaagatgacaaaatggaagaagaatgataattttgaaataatatcagatttagtacatcactaaaataatatcagatttaatatgttaaaagtgtaaaaagaccaaattgctcAAACCTTCAAAAGAGTATTTTCGTATCTAAAAATGGCAAAAAGaccaatttcgagataaacccttagtcatgGTCTCCATGGATGtgtgacgatatttttaaagtccaggaaCTATGGCCGAAATAAACCCGTAATCCAAGGGCCATTTTTGAAGTTCACTATTCTTTTAAACGGGCACATACGAAAAGGGTCCACGTTGCATagtttattcatttaatttaaattactcAGTCGAGTCCATTCATTAATTTTGTTCCAGATTGGCCATCCCAATTCTCATCTTTGTTGTAACTTTTTAATAACCCTAAATTAGTAAGTTGATTACGCGTTATCTTGAATGATACGAAAATAATAGAATGcatttataatttattgtttatttaCTTTTAGAGGCAAGTGGTGGATATGAAGAttttaggggtgtgcattcgggtttcggttcggttttttgctaaaaccgaaccaaaaccgaaaaaccgaatttagttcaaaatccaaaccgaaccgaacccgaaaaaccgaaaccgaaaaactgaaaaccgaacttaaaaaactgaaaaacccgaacaaaaccgaaaaacccgaaaaaaaccgaaaaacctgaaaaaaaaattatataatataaatatatatttatatatgtgtattttagtttattttatatatactaatagaatatttatatataatataaaattaataatacatataatatatattttatagtagaatatattaaaagaatatatatattatatataatataatatattaaattaatagaatatatatatataattcggtttttcggtttttttcttcgcccgaaccgaaccgaaaaaccgattttttttatttttaaaaccgaaccgaaccgaaaaaccgaaaaaaccgaaccgaatttcaaaatttcagtttggttcggttcggatattcggtttccggtttttttacTCACCCCTAGAAGATTTCATTCCACAtacatatacaaaatgcatGTGAAGTGAAGTGAAGTGAAGTAGTTAAAGCAAGCAATATTTACTGCCTATGCCATCcctttaaaataaaaactataaagactttaaaaccaaaaataaataaatacctaATATACTATTAAAaccataatttaaataataaataaaataaaataaaataaataaatatggagTCTTATTTGATTCACATGACTCTGCTTCGGCGGTTCGTTTTTAGGTCCCAATTTTTGCGCCACCAATTTCTACCAGAATTTCGCCTCGAATCTCTCCAGCCAAGCAAATGGTAGGagcaaaaataaaattcaattcaATGTAAACAAGGTTGCATCCTTTTTCTAGTATCATAGTAATAACCTCAAAAGGAGCTCCAATCGATCACCACCTCCATGATTTGATGCAACTtaaatcaaaatcaaagacACAAATCgatacaataaataaataggaaCTACATTCATGATGAGTATTACACAAATGGAACTTCAAATGTAAATGGAAACCAAagattgtcacgcccgcatttcctaaggataggaagtacggtggaccgcgactaggggaggagtaaagaagcggggaagaaagggggaacgagaatatttgacccgaaaacatttaataaaaggaaattcaattcaaaacaaagtactgtgacgacattcttgagttaaagtattcagagttttaaaggaaaacattgtatcagtttacaagcagcggaaaagaccaaaagacagatgatgccgggtatgacgacacgacaccatccaaaagataaatacacactttggctttaactgctcaacatccgtcctccccatcgccgctcaacctgcacattaagaaaacaacatgcagggctgagtacttattgcactcagtggacacacgccaaaaacatagtttgtcatgccataacagtgtaacattggggttttgagtataatgaaaataacccaagtacacaaaaatacatttcataaattcgactgcgcagtcattttccgatattgccacccttattccctcaatcatacactatctgatccaaaccatgacaaggggcgtggccacaccccaggtcaactagaccggccaacttgctctcagatggctcccggtctcgtgtacactagcctgagggttcgcagcccaacagacccgaattcgattaaacatatgtggtaaaccacttcagataggtttcaaaataaaacagttggcaagacaaacagttcacctccataaaaacatttccggaacaaagtccgtattaaagatatcCCACAGTATATTAGGAtaggaaagcccacctcgattgcttagcttttaaaacagttcccttcaaccacactttcctcgaaaaagatcacccttttgaaagataaataatatcatgattagagtcagggtaaacgaggtttaaacgacaatgcatgaatcctacgtggacgacttcaacatctagcacgttacacgtacatacacttaacaacatattacaaaacaaacacacaaagtcacacgttcgaaacacaccccgcatgcaaacgacgtacccaaaacgcgcacacgacacacgaacacagcactccaagtcctggcatacccttactgtgcaaacggctcacttggctcggaaaaggttcggaaaaactcggaaaaaggatcggcgtctcgacatggctcggtgtctcggccgcctggctcggcacctcggccgaccgtctcggccgcctggctcggcacctcggccgcctggctcggcacctcggccgaccgtctcggccgcctggctcggcacctcggccgcctggctcggcacctcggccgcctgtctcggcacagctcggcacctgactcggcacagctcggcacctgtctcggcacagctcggcacttgtctcggcacagctcggcacctgtctcggcacagctcggcacctgtctcggcacagctcggcacctcggccgaccatctcggccgtccggctcggcacctcggccgaccgtctcggccgcctgctcggcacctcggccgaccgtctcggccgcatgctcggcacctcggccgaccacctcggccgtccggctcggcacctcgaccgaccgtctcggccgtctgctcggcacctcggccgaccatctcggccgcatGCTCGGCACTtcggccgaccacctcggccgtctgctcggcacctagtttacaccccttttcctctgacccccgattctcaaccctatacgacaaacacaccacgcactctacatcccaaaacacacccagacacctgggatcatcccttccagactctccacaaatctgccctaggctgaacccaacactctcggccaacacacacgaaaactctcgaaccaaacactgattcctccgagccatctcttggccaaacacacccacattcatcacaaaaacatatcactcagaatcacgccaattgcacatgaaaacatctcccaaaaacatacaactcgcgaaactgcgcagtttacttgcaaaaatcataataaattcatacgacatccaaagaggctgaaatttacacaccacacaaaagacacattaacctttacacagttcaaaatttcgtacccaacggagatcgtttgcttagttaaaaaggggtcggaacccactgccagttactatcaaaaacatgctcaaccatatcacatagccacaaaccctattcagcatctaaaccaaccaaaacgtcctatatgcatgagttttcgaattaaacaagggttaggggttaccttccccggatggttcaaacgaaacgcaaaagctttacttccttttccgactccgattcacgacgaaggagggtatcaccttgaggaatccaagaaggTGATAAGAGGGGGTGAAAGGAAGAAGataaaaaccgagagggagaaggagggagACTTACCAGTGAGAGAGAGCAACtttgcgagagagagagggagagattgagagagtgaccgaaaagagaaaagaaaaggaaggggaagaaAAGGATCGGTTATGTGAGGGTGGAGGAAGTTGAGAACATCATGGGGTGATGGGGAAGGGATTTCGAAAatggggagggagagagaggtttaaatcgattaattagaattttaaaacaTAGCTGAATTaataaaaccaaattttaatttgtctaGGTAGAAAATcccacatccacaacaatcaaataaacacaaaaaattttccacaccatattttaaacacaaaaacatagaaaaatttcatccttaattaaaagaataaaattccacaaattttcgggtattacattcctcccaccttaacaaaaatttcgtcccgaaatttgttagatcactcaaacagctctggaaacttctctctcatcttatcttctgattcccatgttgcttcttcgattccatgattcctccaccgtactttcaccgaagcgattgacttattcctcaattcttgcactctcCGATCcacaatggcctcgggcttctcctcatagcttagatcgggatttaggaccatcatttcttcttggtgaacgatgtgtgtggggtcatacacatacttcctcaattgtgacacatggaagacgttgtgcacatttccgaagcttggtggtagggccaatctgtatgctaccgcgccgactctatccaaaatctcgtatggaccgATGAATCGGGGTCTaagctttcctttcactccaaaacgagttattcccttagaaggggaaacttttagaaagaccttttctccgacctcgaattgtaaatcggtccttcgaacatccgcataagatttctgtcgatcttgtgcctccttgatcctcccacggatttgtcggacaatctctatcatctcttctacagagtctggtccgagaattcttctctcacccacttcatcccaataaagtggcgatctacacttctttccatacaaggcctcatatggggccatcttgatagtcgcctggtaactattattgtaagcgaactctaccaagggcaacacttcttcccaacctacgcctcgatctagcaccacggctcgtagcatgtcctccaatgcttgtatcgttctctccgactgcccgtcggtttgcgggtggaacgctgtactgaaattcaacttagtccccaactcgcgctgcaggcttgtccaaaatctagaagtgaatttagcatcacgatcagatgtgattgtcgctggaactccatgcaagcgtataatttcccgtacatataccttagccaactgatcggatccataagtggcacgaaccggcacaaaatgggcagatttggtgaggcgatctataatcacccaaatcaccgtgttccctcgctgggattttggcagtcctaccacaaagtccattgcaatatgttcccacttccattccggaatctcgaggggttgcaatttcccatagggccgttggtgtagcgcctttacttgttgacatgctaggcatctctccacaaatgccgcaacatgctttttcataccgttccaccaaaactgtcttttcaagtcttgatacattttggtgctccctggatgagcagcgtatggggtttcatgtgcttctctcatgatttccatcctcaggccttcatccttaggcacacacaaccttcccttgtatgtgagaccattatccgctgcctcacgaaaatttccgagttcacccgtcctcacttctgagcgaatcttttctagtaacgtatctcgccgttgagcttctacaattctggctcttaagtcgggttccatcaccaacgtggctactatcccttccacagtctcgggcattctcaccacttccaagcgcatcttactgaactcttggattatactctcctcgatagtaagaaaggtggccagctgagattgagacttcctactaagagcatcggccactacgtttgcttttcccggatggtaatttataccacaatcgtagtcctttaccaactcgagccacctacgttggcgcatgttcaactccttttgctcaaagaagtactttagactcttatggtccgtgtatatctcacaacggactccataaagatgatgtctccagatcttcaaagcatgtaccacagctgccagttccaagtcatgcgtcggataattcagttcatggggcttcaattgtctcgatgcatatgcaatcactttccccttctgcataagcacacatcccagtcccaccttcgacgcatccgtatataccgcatagtcagtctctggctccggcacagctaggattggtgcggtggtcaatttctccttcaacaactgaaagctcgcctcacattctggcgtccaaatcatcttgactccctttttcagttgttgcgtcattggccttgctatcttcgagaatccctcgatgaatcttcgataatagcccgccagtcctaaaaagcttcggatttcgttttgtgtagaaggtgacttccactcctgcaccgcttctaccttggccggatctacacgaattccatctgaagttactacatgtccaagaaaatttacttccttgagccaaaactcgcatttactgaacttggcatatagtttctcgtcccttagagttgctaggacggttctcaagtgctctttgtgctcctcctcgttctttgagtaaacaagcacgtcatcgatgaaaaccaggacaaaccgatccagaaatggatggaacacgcggttcataaggtccatgaacactgccggggcgttcgtcagtccaaaaggcattacaacgaactcataatgaccatatcttgttcgaaaagctgtcttgggtacatcttcccgccgaaccctcagctgatggtacccagacctcaaatccatcttagagaagactcctgcccctcgaagttggtcaaacaagtcgtctatccttggtagtggatacttgttcttcagcgttagtttgtttagctcccgatagtcgatgcacatcctcatcgttccatccttcttctttacgaacaacactggtgctccccatggtgacacgctaggtctaatgaatcccaattccagtagctcttgcagttgcaccttaagctcctccaactcttttggcgccattctataaggtgctttggatattggtgccgatccgggctccagatcgatcgtgaattctacctgcctgtcgggtgggggtcccggcaatgcatcggggaagacatcgggatattcactcactatcgccacatcttctatcttcctgtctttcttctcctccccattcaaataaacaaggtacgctggacatcccttcctcatcattgtagtggcttgcagcgcagagataatggacttgcgtcggctcattgggactccgtgaaacttcatcggctcttttccgggggtttcaaacgagatttccctatctctacaatgaagggtaacgtggttctccgctaaccaatccatacccaagattatgtctacgctacccatcgtcattacttgcaaattataagccactaaactgagttcacctattccaaagttcacacatgcacaagatcgggatatatctatagtcccgcctaccggtgaggtcacactcatagtgggttcggtcttaacagtaggtaattccaaagtatccacacaagacgttgatataaaggaatgcgacgcacccgtatcaaacaagacaactataggcatattgagaagtgtgcccatacctgccaagtttccttgctcaaaggtttctttcccgtttgccggctgtttccccttcaaggcgtaggcccttgcttgcgatggtaatccttggcggcgttgttgcggtggaggtgcaggtagtgcctgggattgtggacggaaacctagctggttctgtctcgttcccgttcccatgtgcttgtttgggcaatttcggatgtagtggccactcccaccacagttgaagcacctagggtctcgacactccccggcgtggtacttgaagcaccttccacattgagggttcctcggcggaaagttt
This region includes:
- the LOC121745354 gene encoding cytokinin riboside 5'-monophosphate phosphoribohydrolase LOG8-like isoform X1, with the translated sequence MELNSRNVNKFKKICVFCGSNPGHRQVFSDAAIDLGNELVKRKINLVYGGGSVGLMGLLSQRVYDGGCHVLGVIPKALVPVEISGETVGEVRIVSDMHERKADMAREAEAFIALPGIKLKLCFILILSFVIAEQRLNFLGGYGTMEELLEMITWAQLGIHKKPVGLLNVDGYYDPLLALFDKGVEEGFIKQAARHIVLSAPTAEELLTKMEQHAPFDDHVAPHESWQMEQLENYAPKREK
- the LOC121745354 gene encoding cytokinin riboside 5'-monophosphate phosphoribohydrolase LOG8-like isoform X2, with amino-acid sequence MELNSRNVNKFKKICVFCGSNPGHRQVFSDAAIDLGNELVKRKINLVYGGGSVGLMGLLSQRVYDGGCHVLGVIPKALVPVEISGETVGEVRIVSDMHERKADMAREAEAFIALPGIKLKLCFILILSFVIAEQRLNFLGGYGTMEELLEMITWAQLGIHKKPVGLLNVDGYYDPLLALFDKGVEEGFIKQAARHIVLSAPTAEELLTKMEHAPFDDHVAPHESWQMEQLENYAPKREK
- the LOC121745354 gene encoding cytokinin riboside 5'-monophosphate phosphoribohydrolase LOG8-like isoform X3 → MELNSRNVNKFKKICVFCGSNPGHRQVFSDAAIDLGNELVKRKINLVYGGGSVGLMGLLSQRVYDGGCHVLGVIPKALVPVEISGETVGEVRIVSDMHERKADMAREAEAFIALPGGYGTMEELLEMITWAQLGIHKKPVGLLNVDGYYDPLLALFDKGVEEGFIKQAARHIVLSAPTAEELLTKMEQHAPFDDHVAPHESWQMEQLENYAPKREK